In Sphingobacterium sp. SYP-B4668, the sequence CACCCTCATCTATTGTCCGTATGTTGCGGAGGTAATCCTTTAAGGCTTCGGCAATTTCCTTTTGTGTCTCTTTCAATGTGTCGCTAGTCATCAGCGACTCCCGTGATGCAGTAGCTTGTAAGAAATCTGTGTTGATGATACATCTTACAAAAAATGCCCATTTAGGTAGTAGTCGACAGTCATCATCACTTAAAAACATCCTTTTGAGATACAGTTTGTGACTTTGCCGATTAGAGAATTGTGCTTTATGTGGTAGAATATAGACAATTGCTTTAAGTCCTCCAGTAGGGGCATCGATACAGAATGCATCTATAAAATTGGTGTGAAAAATACTGTTGCCCAGTTTTAATAATTGGTCTTTCGCTACTTGCTTGGTCAACCATAGGCCCGTAGAGTCGTTAATACTGGCTTTTTGACTTTCTTCTATGCATTCGATCGGAATAGGGAGTAAATCTCCATAATAGCTTAAATTGTGCTGAAGAGAAGTAAATGTGAAGAGGTGCGCCCATTCTTTTTTGGGACTTAGGATTACTCGAGTACCTATGGGGTGCTTTTCTGCTATTGGCTCTATTTGATAGGTTCCGTTAGAAAGTCCCGTCCACCTGACAGCATTTTCACTCATTGCTGATCGTGTCTCCAATACAATCTCATTACTCACAACAAAGCAGGAAAGCAATCCTATCCCAAATTTGCCAATAAAATCCTGTGCATCCACACTGTTGCGTTTCGAACTCTCACCAATAACAGCAATGAATTGATGTATTTCAGATTCAGTAAGGCCAATTCCATTATCCTCGAAAATTAGCTTTCCTAGGGCTAGACGCACAGTGATTTTGCCTTCGTGATATTCGTCTATATGTTGTACAGCGGTAATAGCATCGACCGCATTTTGCAGCAACTCACGCACAAATGTGTTGGGGTTGCTGTATAGATGTTCCGAAAGAAGGGATATCATCCCTTTTAAATTTACTTGAAAGATATACGATTCTTTATGTTCCATGGTTTATCTTTTTCCTCCGATGATTCGTTTGGCTTGTTTGTGTCCATTTTCGGCCGCGACGGTGAACCAATGAATAGCCTGTTCTTCATTCTCCTCGATGCCCTCACCCATTAAATGACAATTACCCAGTTCGAATTGTGCTGCAGCGTTATTTTGTTGAGCAGCCTGTTCGAGTAGCTTAAATCCTTCTTCTTTATTCATTGCTACCCCTTGTCCTCGAAGAAGTAAGAGACCTGCATGATATTGTGAAGGAGCATCCCCATAGTTTGCAGCATTTGCAAACCAGTGGTAAGCCTGGCTCTCGTTTTTTTTGATTCCAGTACCGTTTAGATAGCACCTACCTAAGCGATACATCGAATTTTTATTTTGTTGATTGGCTGCCACTTCATAATACTTGAATGCCTCTCCAGTATTGGTATGGGTGCCTATGCCATATTCATGACAGATGCCGAGACCTTCGGATATCAATTCATATTTATCGTAAGCCTCAACAAAGTAATCGAATGCTTTTTCATATTCATCTTTTTGGTCATAATCATATAGGTAGTAGTCACCTAGTTCTAATAGGGCGTAAGGCTGTTTATTTTCTCGGGCTTTATTCAGCCAAATGAGAGCTTCATCCGAGTTGGCGAGAATGGGCGCTCCAAGATTGCCGTGCAGAAGGTAGGAGCCTACTTTATACTGTGCATAAGGGTAATTAAGTTCTGCTGCTTGCTTCATCAAATCGAATGTCTTTTGGGCATCAAAGCTAACGCCAAACTCATATTCGTAGCACATAGAAAGTTCAACCATACTTTTCGGTAGGCCAGCGTCAGCGGCCTTTTGAAAGTGTTCTATTGCAAAATCTGGATTTTGTTCGTATACAATACCGTATCGGTAACAACGTCCCAATTCGTAGATACTGTTGATATCTTGGAGAGCTGCACCCTTCTCATACATTTGCACAGCTTGTTCTAGATTACGTTCACCCCCAGTATGGTAGCCAAATTCAAGATATTGGCCTCGGATGTAACAAGCATAACCATAGCCTCCATTCATCTCTGACGCTATAGTGAACAGTTCAAATGCACGAGAAAGGTCTTTTTCTAGACTTTCGTCTTCATACATAAAAGCTAACTCTGTGACTGAAGAGGGATTGTTCTGTTCAATTCCTTTTTCAAAATATACTTTAGCCTTTTCGTTGTTTACTTCCGTGCCTAAGCCATACCGATACATTCTACCCGAATTACTGTTGCCATATGAATGGTTCTGTTGAGCTGCTTGTTCATAATGATTTAAAGCAAGGTCTAACTTCGAGGTGCCTGATATTAATCCCAATTCATACATATAGCCAAGCCGATAATGGGCATATGGGCTGTTGTGACGTTCGATAGCTTTTTCAAAATAGAACTTGCTCATCTCTAGATTTTTGTCGATAAGCTGACCTTCAAGGTACAGCTCGGCCTTTTCTACAAGAGCATCCATGAGTTCTTTGTCAGCAGCTATGTCTAAATTGGCCAGTCCCTTGGCCATATTTTGATGATGCGGTACATAGAGCTGTAGTAGCGCCAAACGATATGTTGCATAAATATTTCCGTACAGATGAGCGATTGAAAACCAATGGAAAGCATTTCGATATGCTTCTTCTTCAGCCGCCTGGGGAGGACAGGATAGGTGTCCAAAATTGCTCATGGCTTCTAGACTGCCCAACTCTGCAGCCCTTTCTAAAAGGGCGAGCGCTGCCGTAGGCGTCTGGTCATCAAAAGTCAACAAAGCGTAACGAGTCATGGCGTAGGACGAATCGTATGTGTCCATACAATACTTATATATCGTCTTTGCTTTGTCCAAATTGCCTTGCCATTCGTGGCTACAGGCCTCCAATATATAGCTGTTCTTTATAATTTTGCTATCTTGACTGGTTCTGAGCGATGAATAAATAGTAGTCAGGTTATCAAACTCTTTGCCTTCCAGGTAAAGGTATCCTCTGTATAGCCGGCCCCATTCACTATTATCTTGGTCTAGCAAGCGGATGGCCTCCTCTTTGTCCTGTCGAGGGATATGATTGTAATACAAGAAATAGGCATATACAGGCTTCGCAATTGGTGCGTTGTGTGCTATGGCGAGTGTTAAGTAATGTGCAACCTTCTCTTTATTCTGATAGCCAGTGCGAGCTTCGTGGTATTGAAAGGCCAGCTGAGCGTACGCATCCGGCAAATGTTGCGCAAGATTATTAAGTATAGTTTCGAGTGTGTTCCAATAGAAATCATAATCTTCTTCGCTCAGAAGATAGCTGAATTTGAAGTCCAGCCCATCGTAAAAAAGCTTTTCGTAAAGTTGTACGATATCTACTGAACACTGTTGGAAATAAGAGGTCGATTGACTTAGGATAGCGAGGCCCGTCATCCAATTTTGGTCATCCTGTAAAGCGTTGTAGCTATAGTCAAAATTTAGTAAATCAGCTATTTTGATGTTGGACTGTGTAGTTTCGTACCGAGTACTTAAATTCATGATAATTGTTGTTTCTGCTGTATGGTGCAATACACGTATAGCACGCATGTGAAATCTCCAGTCAAAATAATTAAAATTTATTTATAAAATAAATCTGTAAAGGCTTTAATTTTTTGAACATCCAGAGCCGTAGTCAATAAATCTTCTTATGTGTTAATACTGTGGGTTTTATAAGTTTTCGACGTTTCAGTTAGTTGTCCCATCACCGGTTGTAGGATAATGGTGAAGTTGTAAGGCAATTTATGTAAACTTGCATTTGTAAATCGGGTTTAACAAGTACAAAGATAGGATATCGATGTTTAAAATATTTAATAGAGGGGGGGCGGCTGAACATGTGCCCACAGAGGAAGAAGGAATGGAATCTTTTTTAGAAAGCCAAATCGATCGAAATCTATTACAGCTATGGTGTGAACGATGCGTTGAAAATAGGATGGCAGAAGACCTCAATCTACAATATGCAAATCTCCAACGAATATCTTTTACGAGAGTATCACAAGTGATGTTGTCACTCCAGTATGAGGTTGAGTACATCAAAGCGTACATCGCGGTTTACCAGAAAATGCCAATGGAGGAGTTTTATGTCAACTTTGTCTCAAAATGGACAGGAAGTGAAATATTTGTTCCACCGTTTATTCTCATTCCCCTTATTCAGAATTCGCTAGTGTATGGATACTGTAGGATGGAAAGATTTCCCGTTAAAATAAAGTTGTCGGGGTCAGAAAAAATGTTGACCCTCGAAGTAAGTAACCGTGTGAACCATCACATTCCCGACCAACGGACTACCGCTATAATCCAAGCTTACAAAAAACGATTAAATTTGATTTACCCTAAGAGATATCAATTACTTTTCAATAGTAATAGTAATACGTTTAAGGCTTCATTGACACTTGAACTCTAGATAACATCGAAATGCTTGAGAGCATTCCAAATACCGTCGTGATCCACGTCATCGGTTATATAATCTGCAATGTCTTTTACTTCCGGATTAGCATTGCCCATGGCTACTCCAATGTGGGTATGTTGCAACATGGTGATGTCGTTTCCGCCATCTCCAAATGACATGGTTTCGTTAATCGTAATCCCAAAGTAGTCCAGAAAGATATCAATACCTACTTTTTTACTTTGTCCTAAAGGGTTGACATCTGCGAAAAGTGGTGTCCAACGAGAGGCAATTGAGTTGGGCATCACCGTCTTCATAAAATGATCTTCATGCTCTGGCTGAATGAAAATATTAGTTTGAAGTACCGTCGAGGTGTCAAAGTCTTCATATTCGCGCTGCATAGGGACGGGAAGATTCAGGGAGTCGTACATCTGCTGGATATCAGGAGTGACATTGAAAATCGAGATTTCCTGTTCAGACATTAACGAAAAACTTACTGGATTTGCTTGCTTTGCATAGTTCAAAAGAGATTGGATATCTTCTGCAGGTATCGGTTTTCTAAACAGCACATCTCCGTCTTTTGTGACGCAATACCCACCGTTGAAGGTGATAAATCCATCGAAATCTAAATATTTGATATGATTTAAACTATTAATCGAGCGACCGGTAGATACTATTATTTTGATACCTTTGGCTTGTAAGGTACGAATGGCATTTTCAGTGGATAATGGAATTTGGTGGGTGTTGAAACTTAATAATGTGCCATCGACGTCAAAAAAAACTGCTTTAATCATAAAAATATATCTCTTTTCGTAGTGAATTGCAAAAATACAAAAAAAAGCGGGGAGGCATCCTCAATAGGATGGTCAATGACACTATCGATTTAATTTAAATACTCGAAACGCAGTAGAGATTCCAAACAGGAAATCATCAGAAAGAGTCTCCAGTGTATTTGCCATTCGCGAAGTGCACAACCGTTTAACTCAGCAGCCTGAGTAAGTCATCTTTGTTGAAGTCTGCAAATAGTGGGTTCGTCCCATTTCCAATCAAGGTGGAGGCAATCTCTTTTTTCTGTTGCTGCAGTTTGATCATTTTTTCCTCAACAGTATCCGGTGTAATCAATCGTATTGCTGTCACCGCCTTGTCTTGACCTATGCGATAGGTACGGTCGATGGCCTGCTCTTCAACTGCTGGATTCCACCACGGGTCTATGAGATAGACTAGATTGGCAGCTGTAAGGTTCAGCCCCATGCCGCCCACTTTTAGAGAAATCAGCATAACACGAGTGTCTTCTTGTTCTTGAAAGCCATGTACTATCTTTTCCCGATTTTTACTTTTCCCCGTCAACATTGACACTTCGATTCCAACCTTTTCTAAAGCTTTTTTAACCAATTCCAGCATGGATACAAACTGAGAGAATACAACAATCTTTTGTTGGTCTTTTCGATCAGCTATTTGTTCGACAAGCGCTTCAATCTTAGCTGAATCTACTACACTTGTTAAGTCCTCCGCTTTCAGTAATTTAGTAGAATTGCAGATGAGTCTTAACTTGGTTAATCCCTTTAAGACATACATAGCGTTCTTACGGATTTCATCTCCATCGGATACAGAAATAAATTCTCTAAACTCCTTTTCGTAAAGGTCATAGATTTTCCGCTGGTCAGGTTTCATCTCACAGTATAGGATGATTTCGTTTTTCTCAGGAAGTTCATGCATTACCTCTTGCTTAGTTCGTCGAAGGATGAAGGGTTGAATCTTTTGTTGTAAGGACTTCATTCGCTTGCGATCGCTAAAGGCATCTATGGGTGTAGTATATACATCTTTAAAATATTTTTTGCTTCCAAGTAGTCCTGGGCAAGCAAAGGAAAGTTGGGCATACAAATCTAACGTGTTGTTTTCAATCGGTGTACCTGTCAACGCGATACGGTTGTAAGATTGAAGTAATAATGCAGCTTTGTATCGTTGAGAGTTAGGGTTTTTTATTTGTTGGGACTCATCCAAGAAAATATAGTTAAACGTGTATTTTTTCAAATAATTGATATCGGTCAATAGATTGTGATAAGATATCATTATCAGTTCATAATTTTTAAACTCCTCAGCACTTTTAAGACGCTTGGGACCGTCCAATATTAAAACGTCTATATCAGGGGCAAATTGCTGTAACTCACGCTTCCAATTGAAGATAAGCGTTGTTGGCAGTACAAGAAGATTACAGTTGCTCTCTTTTTTCTCTCGTTGGGAAAGGATAAAGGCGATAATTTGAATGGTTTTGCCTAATCCCATATCATCCGCTAGACAGCCACCCAGTCGAAAATCATCTAAAAAATTGAGCCAATTAAGACCTTCGTGTTGATAAGGGCGTAGTGTTCCATTGAATGTTTTAGGTGTTTTTAGTTTATTTATATTTTTGAAATTCTGAGTTTTATATTTAAGTAGTTGAATTTCCTCTTTAGTTTTTTTATCCAACTGATGCTCCTCGAAAAGATGGTCAATCGTTGAAAAATTGTTTTTTGAAACGAGTATATTGCCCCGGTCGTCTATTTCGCCCGCTTCAAAGTAAGTAGCAAATTTTTCAATCCATTCTTCAGGTAGAATTCCGACTGTACCATCATCCAAAGTGATAAATTTGGAACGATTACGAACGGCTTTCTCCAGTTTTTTAATAGCAGCTTTTCTGATGCCAAAATTTAAATTAATATTTACATTAAACCAGTTGATTCCACTTTTTACCTCAACTGTTACTTTACCTTTGAATGGGCTGATGTTATTGTTTTTAATAAAATTGAATCCTATAATGCTAATACCATGATTACGCCATTCTTCAAAGACATCCAAAAACCAATTTTCATTTAGAAAGTGTTTTCTGTGAAGATAAAAGTATAGAAAGGATTCTTGTAGTTGCTCTTCAAAATACGGATGTTGCTTAATAAGAAGGGCAATCACAGCTTGTTCTTTATCGTTACATCTTTTTACTAAGTAGCTGTTGCCGGTTGGGTCCATCCCGACTATCTGCCTTTGAGAGCGTATTGGAACTTCTATATCCGCATATCGAAATACAGGCGTTAGCGTTATGTAGTCCTGCGATTCATCTAAGTAGATGATTGCCTCCCTGTCCCCGTAATACTTTTGATGCGCCAGTTCTCTTTTGCTAATCTTAGGCATGTCTGGATAACGAATCTCTATAGACTGTGATAGAGACTCTAAAAACTTCGTGTTAAATGTCTTAAATATGGATTGATGTATGAGTAATTCTTTTCCTTTGTCATGGAACAGGGCTATCAGTTCAGCAATCTCTATTAGAGGGATGTGATAAAGTGTGTGGTTGATATGGATGAAATGCGTCAATTTTAGTGTAAGCTCATGCAGGGAGTATGATTTGTTTTCAATGCTGAGCGAAGCATGCAATGTCATAAATGACTCTCTTGTACGAATTTCCATAGCAGGAACGGCTGCCAACGACTTTAAAAATACTGGGGTGAGTTGAGTGGATGTTAAAGAGGCTGGGTGAGCGTCGTTATGCATATACACCGCTAATCCAAGTGGGTTTTTAACCACGGCGGAGAGTGCTCGCTGAAGCTGCTCATCTGTTAGTTCATTGGTGGATTGTGACAGTTGTTGTATCGCACTATAAAATTGACTTTCAAATACGTCTTTGGACTTCCATATACTGTCCAGCACAGGAATGGGATGTATAGGGTTTTTTAATTTGCCCTGTTTGGTTTTTTGAGCCAAACAGAGCTGGATTTGCAGGTGTTTGTAGAAACGATGCCTTTTGATGACAATAATAGTATCTTGTAGCGGCATATTTTTTGAGTCGGTGTCATTCTTTTTTATTTTAAAATAATTATGATCTAGTGAGATAATACTATTGTTTTGAAGAGATACTTCTAATTTATCTTGGTATCCTAGCTTAAGGTATTTCTCTATTTCCGCCTCTTCTGTAAGGCCGTATCGGACGCCTGCTTTTCTCAAACGGGTATCATACCGTTTATCAGAAAAGAAAGTCAACCACTCTTCATTACGGAAAAGAGAGATTAATAGTGTCCGTTGGTGTAGACAAATTCCAAACATTTCTGTGCACGAACATGACAACAAAAGACTTGGCTTTTGATATACCAGTCGAAGCGAATAGACGTGATTGTCAATCGCTAACCTGAAGCTACCTTGATAGCGCTGGATATTTTCCACTTGTAGTACCGGATCCGTAATTCGGGGGCCGTCTAACTCGGTTATATAGGAAAAACGATCGATTCCATCAAAATCAATATGTTGGATTTTATACTGATGAAACTCTGTATTATTGTAATAATCCATTACTGTCCAAACGCTGCATAGAATTCAAACTTAGATAAAATGCATTGCATTTGCGAAGGTCGAATAGAAAAAAGGTTAACTTGATTTGAGATACACGTCTAATGCATTAGTTTGAAACCTATGTAGTAATTGCGGCTGGGGGCAGCGTTAAAATAACGTCCGCCAAAAGCATTGATGTCATTTCCCAAGCTGTATTTTTCATTCAGCAGATTGTCTACACCAGCAAACAATTGTAAATTACATCCCTTTACGAGAGGTGTTGTCCAATTAATTTTGGCTTGTAGCAAATGATATTTATCCGCATACACAGTGTTTGCATCATTTAATGGAATACTTGATGTAAAATTATGCATTATATTGATGCCAAAATTTTTATCGAATGTTAATGATACGTGATTGACCCAAATCCAGTCGGGGGTAGCGGTTAATTTATTGCCGGAGAAATCGTCTTGCCCAACTTTATATTGTGCAAAACGATAGTGGTTGTATGTCATATTACTTCCCAATGATAGGGATTGGATAAACTGTTGCTTTCTAGGGGCAATCAAGTAGGTCAAAATAGACGCTTCAATACCTTGTTGGTCTACTTTTCCAGCATTCAGAAAATATTCTTTCCCGCTCTCCCTAATCTGACGGATAATGGCATCATCCATGCGGAAATAGTAGTAGGCTGCGTCTATAATCAGTCTTCTATTCCAACTTTCTGCACGCAAGCCAATTTCGTAGTTGGTGCCCGTCTCAGGCTTGAGGTTAGCATTAAATTCATTATCTGAGGGATATATCTCTGCAATTGTGGGAGCTGAAAAGCCCTTACTGATAGAGGTTCGAGCAGCTATTTGATGTGTGAGCAGATAGGAGGCTCCAAAACGAGGCATCCACGTAGTGCCAAAATCAATTTTTCGGAAGCGTTCAGTAGCTTCGGGGAAGATTTCTTCATATTTGATGGCATTATAATTCAATCCAAGAGAGGCTTCCAACGTGAGCTTTTTAGCGATTAGCGTCTGTCCACGTAGGAAATAGAAATGTTGGTCATTTTCTAATCTATTCTTGTTTTGTGTATGGGTAGCAATACCTTTTTCATTGTCAAAGTTGTCTATTTTGTAATCTCCCTTTTGTCCTTCCACTCCTAATTGAAATTGTAATTGGAGCTGTTCATTATCCTCATTGTGATAAGATATATAGGAACGTAGCCCAATGTTGTTTTCGTCTCGCTTTTCAAAATTGGTGATAAAAGGATTTTTTACATTAGCCAGGCTTCCAAATAAACTAATGACGTGAGTAAAATAATTGGACAATTCATAGGTATTGGAAAGACCTCCAAAAAATGTTTTATTATAGATTCCTGCTCTCTGCTCCATTGCTCCAGGATTGGGCCCCGCGGGTGGTCGTGCTGCAGTAGGATCTTCATCATATTGCGCCTGTGTCAACCCCCCAGGTGTACGATAACCAAGATTAGCATATAATGCTAGTAGTTTCAACTGTCCGGAAGGACTGTAGTTCCAGCGATGTGTTGTCTGTATGGTTTTCTTATTCAGTGCTGAATTCTGGCGATAGCCATCACTTCTGCTAAAACTCTGGTCTATAGCGAAATTATAGTTTTGCGTAGGTTGTAGCGCCGTAGATAGCTGCTCTTGAAAGCCTCCGAAAGAACCACCCTGAATAGCGAGCGAACTACCAAGGTGTGCGTCAAAACCATTCGGAGTAAGTTGAATAACTCCACCTGAGTTTGGTCCGTATATTGATCCATCTGGGCCTTTGATGATATGGAGGCCACGCACAGAAGCGGGATCTAAAAGGTTAAGATAGGTATTGCCACCTGCGTCGGTTAGCGGAAACTCATCAACATAGATTTTGGCGTTTCGAATGCCAAATGGAGAGCGAATCAAACTCCCCCTCATAGCCAATCGGTAACTGCCTGGCGATCGTTCTTCCATTCGTATACCAGGTACAGTATTGATTGCTGTCAACAAGGTCTGGTTACCCTGACTAGCAATTAAATCCTGACCAATACTTTGGGCCGATGATGTCAACGTCAGAAGCGGTCGTTTGGCAAAATATGCATTGATTTGTATAGGTGATAGTGGATTATCAATACTATCTGTTAATTGGACTTCCTGGGCAATCAAATGGCATGAAGCAGAAGTAGAGAAGAAAAGAGCTAGGGCTTTGATTAGTCGCATGTCGTGTTTAGGATATAAAAGTTCCTAAATTAACAAAAAACACTAAACTTTGGTGTTTTATCCTTTAAAAAGCTTCATTTAGACCAAGAAAAAAACCTCTATTACCATACTTCCCAAAAGCATAATCCAAGCACAGATTGGTTCTTGTGGCTTTGTTGAATAGAACTCGTAATCCAGCACCACCCCCAGGTTGCCAGCGTTGGAATAGTTTAGTCCCAATTTCGTCACTCGCTGATTGCATATTGAAGAATGTAACTCCACTTAAGAATTTATTTGCCATTATGGGAAATCGATATTCAACTTCAGAATAAGCAAATGATATCCCTTTGAAATAACCTATAGTATATCCTCTTCCTGTACGTACATTGGTGTCTTTACTTGTTCCTGGGAGGTCAAAATAAGGCAGTGTGCCACTAAGCCTATACGACCCCCAGTACCAAAAGGCTAGTAAATGATCAGGATGCTGAGTTGAAAAGCTGAAATACTTTCTAAAATCAGTTACCATTTGAATAGCATTTTTACTGCTTCCCATCCAAGTCTGGTTGACGCGTATCCCAACATCGGTGTAGATGCCCTTGTAGGCTCTATTAGGATGGTCTCTGGTCATATATTGCACATTGAACAATAGTCCATTCGAATTGTATCGCTTAGGGTCGAATCCATGTTTGATGCTATAGAGATAGGGTGGGGTTGGACCATTAACTAATTGTGGTTCTTCAATTTTTCTACGCATGTCGAATGAAACGCCAGCGCCTAAAAAAAGTCCATCTGCCACTTGTCTATAAATCTTTTCATTGAAGACATAAGAATTATATTTGGAACCGTAGCGATTTCGTTCTGGATTAGCAATGATACGTTCTTCCTCTGTTGTCCAAGCATGCATATTCATCCCGATACCAGCATCAGGAGCTACCATACGTACAACTGCCATGCTGCCTTGTAAATTCCATTTATTACCCGGTGTGAAAATATTATGACTCAAATAGGCGACCATAATACCTTTGGTTGTAATTGAGGCTGAAGTTGCCCCTACAGACATCGTCGTATTCGGTTGATTTCCCAACACCTTACCCGCGACAGCTTTAATGCCCCCTTGAGCGCCAATGGTTGGATTGTAAGCAACATTCGGCATAATGGTAATGGGAGATCTTTTTTTCGAACGGTCAGCCTCCCGACGAGGGTGGAATATGTTTACGAATAAATCGCTGATATCATATTGATCCGTAGAAGCAAGTATTGGTTCAGTTTTATTTTCAGATATCAATGTGTCCTGTGGACGTATATGCACCACGCTACTAGTATCGTGCTGAGCGAAAGATAGCGGAGCGACACCTAATAACAATATTATAGATAGCAGATAGCGTAAAAAGTAGCGTTT encodes:
- a CDS encoding TonB-dependent receptor gives rise to the protein MRLIKALALFFSTSASCHLIAQEVQLTDSIDNPLSPIQINAYFAKRPLLTLTSSAQSIGQDLIASQGNQTLLTAINTVPGIRMEERSPGSYRLAMRGSLIRSPFGIRNAKIYVDEFPLTDAGGNTYLNLLDPASVRGLHIIKGPDGSIYGPNSGGVIQLTPNGFDAHLGSSLAIQGGSFGGFQEQLSTALQPTQNYNFAIDQSFSRSDGYRQNSALNKKTIQTTHRWNYSPSGQLKLLALYANLGYRTPGGLTQAQYDEDPTAARPPAGPNPGAMEQRAGIYNKTFFGGLSNTYELSNYFTHVISLFGSLANVKNPFITNFEKRDENNIGLRSYISYHNEDNEQLQLQFQLGVEGQKGDYKIDNFDNEKGIATHTQNKNRLENDQHFYFLRGQTLIAKKLTLEASLGLNYNAIKYEEIFPEATERFRKIDFGTTWMPRFGASYLLTHQIAARTSISKGFSAPTIAEIYPSDNEFNANLKPETGTNYEIGLRAESWNRRLIIDAAYYYFRMDDAIIRQIRESGKEYFLNAGKVDQQGIEASILTYLIAPRKQQFIQSLSLGSNMTYNHYRFAQYKVGQDDFSGNKLTATPDWIWVNHVSLTFDKNFGINIMHNFTSSIPLNDANTVYADKYHLLQAKINWTTPLVKGCNLQLFAGVDNLLNEKYSLGNDINAFGGRYFNAAPSRNYYIGFKLMH
- a CDS encoding BamA/TamA family outer membrane protein, which translates into the protein MILTTLASKTLIKRYFLRYLLSIILLLGVAPLSFAQHDTSSVVHIRPQDTLISENKTEPILASTDQYDISDLFVNIFHPRREADRSKKRSPITIMPNVAYNPTIGAQGGIKAVAGKVLGNQPNTTMSVGATSASITTKGIMVAYLSHNIFTPGNKWNLQGSMAVVRMVAPDAGIGMNMHAWTTEEERIIANPERNRYGSKYNSYVFNEKIYRQVADGLFLGAGVSFDMRRKIEEPQLVNGPTPPYLYSIKHGFDPKRYNSNGLLFNVQYMTRDHPNRAYKGIYTDVGIRVNQTWMGSSKNAIQMVTDFRKYFSFSTQHPDHLLAFWYWGSYRLSGTLPYFDLPGTSKDTNVRTGRGYTIGYFKGISFAYSEVEYRFPIMANKFLSGVTFFNMQSASDEIGTKLFQRWQPGGGAGLRVLFNKATRTNLCLDYAFGKYGNRGFFLGLNEAF